gtaaatgttaaaaaaaaaaaacaaaacacgaaGGCAGAAGCCATATGTTTCCTatagtgcttagcacaatgccttaCCCATAGGCACAAAATAATTACTCATGAAATAAACTTAAGGCAGTGATTTCCAGAGAGTCTGATTAAGGAGATCTGACTCATCTAAGATAATTCTTTACCCTTTAAGCTTCATTAAGTTTCACTTCACTACAAGGTCAAGCTTGACACCTAAAAGGCATTCAGACCTCAACACTTGACTCTACGCCCTAGTGACAGAGAAGAGCAGGCAGGACCCCAATTCACCACGCAGAATCcagctctctccctcctcccctactGCCAGGTCACCAGTTTttccaaagaaaggaaggaaaaaacctCTGTAAGGTTAAATAATGTTCTAAACCCTTAACCAAGGCAAAGCAGCAAAAATATCTATAAAGTGCAAGTTATTTTATTTGCTATATCTTATATGATAAGGATTCCCTCAAGGTTTTTCATAGCTCccaaataatagcaataatagtaatagctgccctcccaccccactttGTTTTTGCTGTGGGTCAGACAAGATGCTGAGTGTTTTCCAAGCATCCCTTTCCTGTAAACCTCAGGACAACTGAAGTTGGTACTACTACCTCACCACTGAAGAAACCTGCCCAGCCACAAagctagaaaatgaaaaaaattcaatccCAGGTCTGCCTGATTCCAGGGCCCAAATGTTTCTCAGGGTTAAGTCTTCAGTTCCTTGGCAAAGGCAGGGCCTCTTTTGGGAACTAGCTTCTTTGACTTTCTTACCACTAAGTTATTATCTCCCTAAGGCAGGAAGAAGGTCTGTCTCATTCACCTTCCCATCTCCAACACCTAGAATAGTCATCAGCGTGGATATCtactaatgaatgaatgattcatcTTTTACTATGCAGAGTCTGGCCAGCTGGCTGCACATATTGCTGACACCAGGAGATGGCTATTCCAGTTCTGAAATAACTGGATCTCTGAACACCTAATTCCATCCTGCCAAGCTATTTCAGTGGCTTTGAGCAGCTCTAGAGAAAATGACCCCCAGAGGACCAGTAGCTCGGTCTGATCAGCCCAGAGCAACCCTCCGGGCCTGTTTGACTCCAATTTGCCCCAAGGAGTGGCTAGGAGCCAGACAGGGCCTGGTCAGGTAGAAACTCAAAAAAACTttactctgggacttccctggtggcacaggttaaggctccacgctcccaatgcagggggcccaggttccatccctggtcagggaactagatcccacatgcatgctgcagctaagaagtccgcatgTTGCAACAAAGTTCCCGCATGctacaatgaagatcccgcgtgctacaactaaggagccagtgagctgcaactaagacccagtgcaaccaaataaaattaattaattaatttttttttaaaaaacaaccctACTTTGCTTCACCTATCACCGCCCCATCAAGAATGGCtatcacgggcttccctggtggcacagtggttaagaatccacctgccaatgcaggagacacaggttcgagccctgctccaggaagatcccacatgccgcggagaaactaagctcgtgcgccacaactactgaagcccgcacaccctagagtccatgctctgcaacaagagaagtcaccgcaatgagaagcctgcacaccgcaatgacgagtagcccccgttcgtcgcaactagagaaagcccacgtgctgcaacgaagacccaatgcagccaaaaataaataaataaataaaataaaataaaataaaagcatttatctCATCACAAATGCCTTTATCGCTAAAAAGAATGGCTATCCTGGGCACCAAGGTGGTTTATTTAGCTGGCACTCGGGCAGGACAAATATAGGACTACTGCCATATATTTGCTTAATAAAAGCAACGTCTGTATGCATTTCAAGTCTgctacagcaggggtccccaacctccgGGTGGACCTTACTGGGCCTCAGCCTGTAAGGAACCGGgccgcagagcaggaggtgagcagcgggctgGCGAGCAAAGCCTCATCTGCCGCTCCCCCATCGCTGGCATTACCTCCTGAAGcacctgcccacccccagcccctctttACTCCCCCGTCCGTAGAAGAAttttcttccacgaaaccagtccctggtgccaaaaaggttggggaccgctgtgctACAGGGTGAGCGGTATTAAGAAAACAgctgagggggacttccctggaggtccagtggttaagactccgcacttccaccgcagggggcgtgagttcgatccctggtcggggaactaagatcctgcatgccatgcagtTCAGCACGGTGCCTCCAccccccaaaatttttttttaaaaagaaagaaaaattaaaaaaaaaaaaaaaaagaaggaaagaaaacagctgAGCCTTCCACCTGTGAATGAaatgattcatcttttttttggccatgctgtgggtttgtgggatcttagttccctgaccagggatcgaaccctggccacggcagtgaaagcactgagtcctaaccccgggaccatcagggaattccctgaaatggTTCATCTAACAGTGACTAATTCAAAAGTCAAATCATCTCACATCAGCTGCCATCCAACCACCAGGGTCATGACCCTGGCACTAGAGCAGCCTGTGCTACTAAGGGGAGCCCTGAGGCTGTGGGGAGCGCTCACCTTAAGAACACTCAGAACTCAACCCCGTAGCAGTGCGCACTGCATGGGGGAATCTTATAGGGGGTACACATCGACCCCTACATCCAGCAATCATTCAATTAAGCACACGCTGAAAGCCCAAGCAAGACCCGCCACAGGAATGACCTATGCTTGGGCTCCAAGATAACCCTTGAGAAGCTGGGAGAGTATAAATAGAGCCACTCCCATCCCCAAAGGAGGCATAAAAGCAAGGCTAGGAGACAGGACTTTTCACCTGGGAGTAGGTCCGAGTGGAAGAAGAGAGATTTACTGAGCAGCCTGCCTTAGCTTTACTTAAGCTACTGACTCCTTGGCAGCACTACCAGAGCTAGAGACCAAGAGGCCCCAGGGCTGCTGTTAATAGCACAAGACTCCCAGCAACCCGAAGTGTCCACTAACAAGGAACTGGTTAAACAGAGTATAGCACCCCACGGAATGGGGCACACAAGGCGTTTCATTAACAAGAATGAGGCAGCTCTAAATGCAGTCATGTGGAACAATGCCCAAAATAAACTAAGTGGGGTAAGAAAAGCTGCAAAATGCCCAGAAGCTGCTActtgtttttgtggttttttttcattcatgagacgtttattaaaataacacattcaGGGGAAAAATATCAATACAATTGTATACATCATTACTGAAAACTGTATACCATCATAcaaaaaaggattttattttgGGAAATCGATTCCTAATTTATGGCAAATTttactttcagaaataaaaccacaaaacaaCACAATCTAATTCAATCTTAAAGGCCGGCATGCTGAGCAAGGAATGTTCTTATTCTTCGTAGGAGCTCCTTCTTTACACTGTCAGGTACCAGGGCTCTGCCTTTTGGTGTGACTTCAGCTACCAAGTCATCAACACTAACGTGTTCTAgtcctttttctttaattacctctttacagTGTGCCTTCAACTGATCCTTCCAGCCACATTCAATTAATTTAGCTCTCAGCAACTCTTTGAGGCGTTCTCTTTCTCCAGTTTCTATCAACTTTTGGTTAATTGCTGCTCTCATCTGCGCATCTTTGTTCATCTTGCTAACCACACTCTTCAGCTGCCTGGACCTAGACCCTCAGCAGCTTGGGCATCTAAGCACACAGAAAGCTAGCATACCTGCTACTtgtatttttaaagcatgaaCTTCTGCTTAAACAGCTTCCTAGGTCTGATGTTCCTCTTCTTTTTTGGTAACACAACATGAGTTAGTTTTCTGCCACTCCCAACTAAGAAgactaatgataataatagctaacactgtgtgccaggcactatcctGAGTGCTTCACACGTACTAACTCCTCTCATCCTCACAGCCCCGAGACGGACATGGTATTACATTCCGATCTTAGGGACACAGCTGCCTTGCCTGCTGTGGTAAGACCTGACAGTGAGCTGAGCTCGGGGGTCCTCAGACCCCCCTAGAGTGATTTCCTCCTCCATCCAGTCCAGACTCACGGTGCTTTCCTTCAACGACACTCCTGTCCTTgccccaccaccagcccctctACCCCTTGTCCTCCCACGTACCACCTCCACTGTGCCCCAGTCCCCAGAAGTCTGGTTTACACAGTTCACTTTCTCTGCCCTacggaggggcgggggcggggaggtgcAAATCGCACAACCACGAAGACTACAAGATACATTTCTGAAGTCCACTCCACACTCCAGAGCCCAAACTCAGAGGATCtccggtggggaggggagaggtgagcCTGCCCCTCTCTGCCAGGGCACATCTGGTaatgtctggaggcatttttggttgtcgAGACTGGGGAGTGGGTGTGTGCTATTGGTACAGGTTCTAGCCCTACCCGAACAACTGGAAGATCTCACAACTTTGGGACCACACTGGCTGGCCTAAAACAGCGGGAGCTTCCGGACCCCCTCCTTGAGCAGCCACAGTTCCCTTTCTCTCCCCCACCTGTGTGGGCCGCTAGCTGGCCTCTAACTCAGCCCACTTGACTTTTGCAACTCCACTGCCTCCTAGTCAACCACCTTCTGTCCCCACCATTTAACACTAAGGTAGCTCAGTAACCTTTTAGTCGCCAAATTCGAagttccccctcctccttcctcctcctactCTATCTCTCAGCAGCAAAACCACCTACCAACTACATCCACCTGCAGCTCCCCACCGTCCAAGCTTCCCCCTCCACGCCCAGCCTGTAGGCTCCGCCTTCTGTCTCCAGGCTGCTTTTCCCGACTGCTTCTTCCATGTTGAGATTCTCCATGCTCCATCTGCAAACCTCTGCTCTTCCTAATGGGCACAGCCTCCCTGGACAAGCTCACTGCCAGTGAACTGAAGGTCCCAAGTTGACCTCCAGCTCTTTTACCCTCTCTGGAGCCAACCAACTGCCCAGAGAGCTTCTCTTTGTGCCACAAGCACCTCAAACTCCACAAGTCAACAAGTGAGACATCTGTAACCAACCAGTTACCTGGGCCTGAAACCTGGGATCCATCCTAAATGCCTCCTGGTCTCTTGCCTCTATTCTAATGCATCAAGCCTGCTGATGGTACTAGCTAATTATTTCTGCTCTCCATCCCAATACCTTTGTCCTACTTCACCCCCCACTACCAGAAGAGCTTTTCATCTACTCTCTCTGCCTGAACTCCCCCATCCCTAACCAATTCGTCTCTTCTCACGGCTGCAGGTGATGCTTTTAACAAGTGTACTGGATCAGAGTCCCAGGCTGAAAACGCCAACATCCCCTCCCCTACTGCATCAGGGATAAACTGAACTCCTTTCTGCAACATACAAGACCCTTGAAGATCTCACCCCAATCAGCAGTGCAGACTCTTTAGGCTTTGCACTCCTGCAGAAATGACCTCCTTCTTCCCAGAATGCTCCACACTCTCCTGTTCTCCCAGCTTTTGCACATGCAGTTTCCTGCATCTGAAATGCTGTCGCCTCCACTGTCCACTCAAATGCTATGTCCCCTGAGACAATCCCCAGGTAAACAAACCCAACTCCCACCACCGCACTTTAAACCTGGCTCCCTCCCAATCTGCAGGTAATGTAACAAAGTGCTGTTACTGTCGGCTTGTACCACCCACTTAAAAAAGTCTTTGTGAGCAAGGACCCTGTGTTACGCATCTCAGTACTCCCAGCACCCAGCAGAGCCCGATACAAGGAGCATATGCtttattctcctggaatttcGAGTCCCCACCGGTAACGCAGGAACAATAACGACCCTTAACGACTGCCGTGAGTCTTCCAGGAGACAATACACATAAGAAACCCGGCCACAACCCACATGCACAAAAGGTGTAAAGGGCTTATTTTGACATTAAAGTCGGCAGCCAGAGACAGCTCCTTCCCACAGGGTGGGTATGTGGCACAACTGAGGAAGTCGAAaggtccccatctgtaaaacgaggTTAAAAACAGAAGCTGTCTCTTGGGGTCGTAACGAGGATTAACAGTGGCTGAAATGCTttccagcacagtgcttggcataaaaGCAAAGCTCAATAAACCTTAGCCATTATGTTGTTAACAGTGTTCATGCACTGCGACCGGGGGAggttgggaggaggagggggagcaaAGCGCCCAGCCTCGGGTCCGCAGCCCTGGCGGATTCCTGGGACTCCTCTCGGGGCCTCCCCGTGGCGATCCTCCCACCCGCGCCGGGCCCAGCCCCGCTCCCCGGGCGCCGACCTCCCCGCGGCCACCTGTCCCGCCGCCAGCCTCAGAAGAAAGGCCCAGGGAGGCGGGAAGCCAGGCCTCACGTGGGGCGCTGGGCCCGCGCCGAGGGGCGGCCCTGACTACTCACTGAGCCACAGCTCCAGCGCCGCCGCCGGCCCCGGGGGCCCCTCGGCCGACTCGGCCCCCGCcgcggccccggcccccgccgccACCGCCGTCGCCGTCGCCGCCATAGGCCCAGCCCCGCAGCGAGGCCGCGGGCTCCCCTGCCCTTCAGCCGCCGGCGTCTGGCGTGTTCCGGAGCTGCCGACGCGGCAGGCGAGGGTCGGCACGTGATGGGACGGGGCCCGTGGTGCCACGCCCACACACCAGGCCCCGCCTCCGCGCAGGCCCCGGGCCGGGGGTGCAGCCTCCCCGACAGCCCTCCTCCACGCGCGGGTCGGGCTCGCGGACTGGTCTTCCAGACCCGCAACCAGGTCAAAGTTGGTCAAGCCGACCTCGCAAGGCCTGCCAGATGAAATAGAGGACGCCCCGTTAAATTTGAGTCTCAGGTAACGAATTCTTCTAGCATTTTTTATTCCGGACGGTCTTTCTGGACCATCACCTCCTTCCatactttgctttattttctccgTAACACATTACACCATGAGCGTACTAGATATTTACTTACTATATCAAAGGGtaattccccccccccaaaaaaagtcatGGTTCTCATGCATTGTAAAATGAAcgcatgttaaatattttaactctAATTAAACAAGAGAACCAAGCGGATGTCATAATCGGTCCAAAAGAGAAGTCAGAAAAAGGGCAAGTTTATACAGAATAAACAAATGTTGGAACAGATGTGCAGGTGGACACAAAACTAGCTCagaattaatttgtatttttaaaattttatttattattattattattttggccacgccatggggcttgcaggatcttagttccccgaccagggaagcacggagtcctaaccactggaccgccagggaattccccaatttGCATGTTTATAGGCAAGGATTATTTGCGTTGCTCTCAGTTATCTACAGCTAAGAGTGTAAGACACCTCTGAGACAGTGAAAGAAAGGATAGGAACTGGAAAGGTGTGCTCTCTAGACAATGTGTAAGTTTCCTTGGAAGCACAAATCCTCTATACTCCATTACCTGCTTCACGCCACTAATTTAAGCAGGAATTTTGTACACTTGTATGTCCCCAATACCTAgggtagtgcctggcacaccagtgccaatacatatttgttgaatggccAGAT
This DNA window, taken from Balaenoptera ricei isolate mBalRic1 chromosome 15, mBalRic1.hap2, whole genome shotgun sequence, encodes the following:
- the LOC132349282 gene encoding transcription and mRNA export factor ENY2-like, producing MNKDAQMRAAINQKLIETGERERLKELLRAKLIECGWKDQLKAHCKEVIKEKGLEHVSVDDLVAEVTPKGRALVPDSVKKELLRRIRTFLAQHAGL